CTTGGACGACGGTCGGGGTGGCAGCAGCTGGCGGGTGAATCAACCTACGAAAGCTACGGGCAAGTCGGCCACTCACCAGCACGCTACAATCTCCCCGGTCGGGTGATCATCGACGGCTCGAATACGTTCATGTGGAATCAGACCAACCTCGATGGCTGTCTGTATCTCGTCGAACAGTCGGGCAAACCACTGCAGGAGTTGGCGTGGTCGTCAATCGGAAATATTCTCACCGGAATTCAGATTCAGGAGGCCCGTGAGCGGGACGTGCTTGTTCCGTGGCGGTCGTGGCGACACGAGAAGTTCAAGACAATGCGCCAGCTGCACGACGCCGACCGAGGTGGGTTCACCTTTGCGCCGGACGTCGGGCTACACGAGGACGTCCACGAACTCGACTTCTCCTCGTTGTATCCGAATATCATCGTCACACGGAATGTGAGTCCGGAGAAGATTCGCTGTGAGTGCCATGCCGAGAGAGAGGATGTACCGGGCATCGGGTATTCGATTTGTGACGAGCGGGGGTATCTTCCTGACGTGCTTGAGCCGTTAATCGAGGCTCGGGATGCAATTAAAGCCGAGATTCGAGCAACTGAGGATGAAGAGCGTCGTGATGAATTGGAGGGTCAATCGAGCGCGATCAAGTGGATTTTGGTCTCGTGTTTCGGCTATCAGGGCTTTTCGAATGCGAAATTCGGGCGGATCGAGTGCCATGAGGCGATCAACGCGTATGCCAGGGAGATTCTGTTGGAGACCAAGGCTGTGCTCGAGGAGCATGGCTGGCGCATTGTGCATGGGATCGTCGATAGCGTGTGGGTGACGCCAATCGAAGGCGAGGGACAGAGGTCGCTTTCAGAGCTTGTCACGGAGATTTTCGATCAGGTGGCAATTCGGCTCGAACATGAAGCCCACTACGACTGGATATCGTTTGTGCCGTTACGTGATTCGGATGCTGGTGCGTTGACGAAGTATTTCGGAAAGGTCGCTGGAGAGGATGAATACAAGTATCGGGGCATTGAGTGTCGCCAGCGAAGCACGCCCTCGTATCTCGACGATGCGCAGAAGGCGCTGATTCGAGCAGTGGATGAGTATCGTGATCCAGAAGCGGTTTGTGAGGAATTGCGGTCGTGGGTTGATCGACTTGAGCGCGCGGCAGTCGATCCGAGTGAGTTGGTAATTAGGAATCGGGTTTCGAAGAAACGGGAGGATTACACGCACTCTACGCGGAGTGTGGCGGCGTTGGAGCGGGCGGCTGATCTGGGGTTGGCGCGTGCGCCTGGTCAGAGTGTGTCGTATGTGGTGGTGGATGATTCGAAGAAATCGTGGGAGCGGGTACAGTTGGCGAGTGAGGAGTTAGACGAGTATGATGTCGGGTTTTATCGAGAGTTGTTGGTTCGTGCAGCAGCGAGTGTGTTGTCGCCGCTTTGGTGGCGTGAATCAGATATTGAGCAGGAGTTAGGGCAGTATACGAGTCTAGTTTGGCGTCATTTAGTTACACGCCGTGATAAATGAACCCAAACATACCTACCGCTTAATCGTCCCGTGATAAATTGTATGTACAGAAAGAAATCACGCTCTGTCTGTATCAATTGTCTCTGGTAACGGATCAACACGAAACATATAGTCCGCATAGACGCCATCAAGATTCGTGGGACTGTTCTTCAGCAGTATGCCTTTGGCAAGGGCTAGCCTCTGCCTCAACGCTTCCGTGATCCGTTTCTTCCTGGTAGCGTTCAAGAGCGACAAATTTCGCTGGTTCGTCGCACTCACGACGGTGACATTTGCGGGGTGAGTCCGAATTTTCTTTTCTCTCGTCTCGAGATTCATCTGCTTCGTTCTGTTCGTCACGTGATTTGGTTTCGTCCATACGTTCGTGTGCCTGCTCAACTTCCCACACTCGTTGGCGGTTTTCTTCATCATGAGATTGCTTGTTTCGGCTCTTTTTATCGTCCGCCATGTCGTATCTAGGTAAACGTGAAAGATAATGCTGTGGTCGGCATTTGGAACATTCTTGGCGGGAAACGACCCACTGAGTTGAATCACAAAATTTTATATTCTGATATATATTCCATTGATATCATTGTGAGCTACGAGAATTCGAACTGGTTGGATAATGATTCTCATCCTCGCTACCACATCTCTGTCAATTCTATTCACTCTCTCTAAAATATATGTAGTGGTATTATGACTGATGTCGATATATATTCAATGTGGTTATACATGTGTCTCTAGCACAAGCTGGGGGTATTCCACCTGTTACAACTGGTATGCTTGTCGTATTCGGGATTGTCGCGTTAGCACTCTTTCTTTTCGTGACAGAATTATTGCCGATGGATGTCACTGCGATTCTCATAATGGTGCTCCTTATGTTCCTGAATCCTTGGACCCAAGTTTCCATCGCTGAAGGGATTTCGGGTTTTTCAAGCACTGCAACTGTCGCCGTGCTCGCGATGCTCATCCTCTCGACAGGGATTAGTCAAACAGGACTCGTTCAGATTATTGGAAAAAAGATGGCCGCCTTTGCAGGCAATGATCAGCTGAAACAACTTGTTGCAACTATCGGCGTCACTGGTCCTGTCTCTGGATTCATTAACAACACTCCAGTGGTTGCTATCCTCGTTCCGGTCATCTCCGATCTCGCCCACGAGGGAAATACCTCTCCCTCGAAACTCCTTATTCCTCTCTCGTATGCCTCGATGTTCGGTGGAATGCTCACTCTCGTTGGAACCTCAACAAACTTACTCGCATCCAGCGTTTCTGAACGGTTGATTGGGCAGCCATTCTCGATGTTTACCTTCACTGGACTGGGAGTCATCGTACTTCTAACGGGCACTATCTATTTGCTGACTATCGGCCACAAACTCATCCCGGAACGCGTTCCTGCACGTGAAGACTACATTGAGGAATACGATCTACAGGGCTATGTGTTCGAAGTCGTCGTCCGGGACGAGTCCCCTATCGTCGGGAACACTGTTCAAACCGCGATCGATGAATCACAATTCGATACGGATATCGTCCAACTCACCCGCGACGATGAACAGTATTTCGAAGGTATCGCCAGCAAACGGATTCGTGCGGGAGATATTCTGACTGTTCGTACTGACCGTGGAACGCTCAATGTCCTTCGTGAGCAAGAAGGTCTCGACCTTGTTGGGACACAATACTCCGATTCGGCACTCGACCCGCCAGAGGAAGAAACACAGACACTCGTCGAGATTGTCATTCAGTCTGGCTCCTCATTACTCGGTGAGACGATTGCGACCTCGGCCTTTCGTGAGCGATACGACGCAAGCGTCCTCGCGTTCCGATCCGGCGGGAAAACAATACGGAGCCGGCTCAACGATCTCCCACTGCGGGTCGGTGATACACTTCTTGTCCAAGCCCCGAATGACAGTATCGACCGGTTGAGTCGCAATCCCGAATTTATCGTCGCCCACGAATCCGAATCGCCGGATTATCGAACGGAAAAGATCCCGTGGGCACTCGGGATTATCATCGCTGTTGTCGGTCTTGTCGGGATGCCATGGAGTACTCTCGCGAACGTAACCGATGTTGAGATGTTTGCAGGTGTCGAATTCAACATCGTCCAAACAGCACTTGCGGGTGTCGTGTTGATGGTAGTCACTGATGTGATCAAACCTGGTGAGATATACGAAGGCGTCGATTGGAGTGTTATCTTCCTACTAGCGGGTGTTATTCCACTTGGTGTTGCCTTAGAGCAAACGGGTGCAGCAAACCTCCTCGGTTCGCTTGTGGCTGCAACCGCAGATTTTCTCCCACTTATCGGTGTTCTGTGGGTATTCTACATCGCAACGGGGCTCATTACGAGTATCATCAGCAACAATGCGAGCGTCGTCTTGATGATTCCCGTCGCTGTCGAAGCGGCCACGGATATCGGTGCCAACCCGTTTGCATTCGTGCTGGCAGTGACGTTTGCTGCCTCGACAGCCTTCATTACACCTGTGGGCTATCAAACAAACCTGTTTGTGTATGGCCCTGGAGGGTACAAATTCACGGATTATGCCAGAGTTGGTGCACCGCTTCAGCTGCTTCTTTCCGTCGTAACCATCCTTGGAATTGCCTTCTTCTGGGGAATTAGTGCACCAGTATGAACTACTCTTCCATGTTCGAACCTGCATGAAGGGAGTGAGCGATTGCTTCCAACTACAATAGATCTGTTATTCGAGATCCATCGAATCGATCTGTTCGGGATATCGGTTGCGAATTGTTACTTCGGTTACCTGTGCAACTGAAGCGACCGCATCCTGTGTTTCTTTCTCATTACATAGCAGTGATGCAGCGTAAATCGCCGCCGCCGCATATCCTGTGGGTGACTTTCCTGAAAGCAGGCCCTTTGCTATCGAGGCATCAAGAATCTCGTTCGTTTTCGCTTCAACAGCATCACTGCTCCCGAGTTCTGAACAAAATCGAGGGACGTACTGCTTCGGATCAACTGGTTTGATCTCGAGTCCAAGTTCCCGCCTGAGATACGTATATGAGCGACCGATCTCCTTTCGTCCCACACGAGACACACCCGAAACCTCCTCCAAACTGCGAGGAATATTCTCGCTGCGACACGCCGCATACAGACAACTCGTTGCGACGCCTTCGATCGATCGCCCTTGAATCAGGTCTTCTTCTAAGGCACGGCGATACAGCACACAGGCAATCTCGCGAACCGAACGCGGAATACCGAGTGCACTCGACATTCGATCAATCTCGCTCAGGGCGAATTGGAGGTTGCGCTCGCCCGCGTCCTTCGTGCGAATCCGAGTTTGCCACTGGCGTAGCCGATGCATCTGAATCCGTTTCCTCTCAGAGAGCGAGTGACCGGATGCATCCGTGTTTTTCCAATCGATGGTTGTGGTGAGACCTTTATCGTGTATGGTTTGGGTGAGTGGTGCACCGACTCGGGACTTGTTCTGCTGCTCTCGATGTGTGTATGCTCGCCACTCTGGCCCCCGGTCGATCGACTTTTCTTCGATAATCAAACCACAATTCTCACAGACGATTTCACTGCCATCTGCGCTCGTACGAAGCGTGTTAGATTCACACTCGGGACAGTCTTGTACGCCCTCTCGTTCATCTGTACTCCGTTCCGTCGTCATATCGCGCTCATTCCGACGGCTGGGGCGTAACATATCTTTATTTATATACTGTTGCTACGCGGTTAAGCTCTCTGTATGATTACTAGCTGTCCTTTCGTGGGGAAGTTCTGCTCTCAGAGCATAGTACGTATGCTCTCGCGACATAGGTCGCGTGAATCGGCTATTGTGGAGAAATTAGAGGAGTATACCGAGTCCAGTTTGGCATCCATCGCTCTGGTGACGATCCTATTTGACTATCGTGGGGAGAGCATCAGACGTTTCGTTCTGATTTCTCGCTGTCGCTGTTTCTTCATGTAGTATTCCCAGAGGCGGAGATACGTAACGGACTCTCGGAGTTCGATGTCGATTGAACCGAGCATTTCGTGCTGAGGTTCACCATAGAACTGTTGTTCGTTTAGTGGAGTCGATTGAAACTCATGTTGTGGTTTCCCATCCCGCCAGGAATCGATTGTATCGGTCATTTGTGTTCCTTTCTGTTGGGACAACCACTGTTGGTTCCAGTCTTAAGCGGCAGTACTCATCCTTATATCTTAGTACGTGCTCCAGCACGATGAATTATGTTACCTCTATCTCGGGAGAATTTACCAAAACCATAAGGTCACGAATCACCCGCTTACTGGGACGTTCAGCTCACTTTGGCACCCTGCACGTCCGATTTCGAATAGAAGTACAATGAGCAACTCCATTCCGGTAGTCCAGGTATCACCGACTCCGCTTGTCGGAAGATCCTGGTGATCAGCTTTTGCTCATCACTTGGCATTTCAACGAAGGAACAATACCCTCGTTTCCATGTAAGATATTCCATCCCCGTGACCGGAAGCGAACTCTTATGCCCGCAGAAAAACTATTTACTTAAATGGACGATGTCTTTGTCGGGAATCTCATGTCTTCACCGGTGTACACTGTAAGTAACGACACGTCACTCCAGAACGCTGGCGAGACAATGCGCGAACACGAGATTGGATCGATAATCGCCGTTGGTGATGACGATCATCTCGAAGGAATCATCACTGCAACTGATTTCATTCATGTTGTCGCAGAAGGTGCGCCTGATCCGAATGCGACTGTTGCCACAGTTATGAGTACAGACGTCATCACAACTACGGCAAGTGAATCGGTTCAAACTGCGGCGGACATAATGATTGAACATGGCTTTGACCATCTCCCAGTCGTCGACGGAGAGGCGGTCATCGGTGTTATCACGACGACTGACCTCACGGCATATCTTTCGACTACAGAGGATCCGAGCCCATCATAAGAGGCATATGTCGTTGAAACCCAGTGGGAAGTTGGCGAACAGTAGCGTTCCACACGATGGCAAACAGAAGTCGGTATTCTAACGATGTCGTTCAGATCAATGAGTGATGGTGTTAGGATCGAAAACAGCACAATGGCTATTCAGTCCTCGAACGTTTCGTCGTGTTGATGGTAGTGGATAGTCAGCGTACCTGGGGTAGGATGTCTGGTTGCGTCGCGGATGGCTTCGAACGTTTCGAGTATTTCAGTCGACTTGTCTTCGTCTCCATATATTTCTCGTGTTTCTTCACGTAAGGCGTCATAAATTCGTTCCGCAAGGCGCCTGATTGCTTCTGCGTCGGATTTTGATTTGATTTCAAAGACGGCCTCGTAATGCGACATATGACTAGTTGGTGTTCCAACGACAAAACCCATCCCCTCCAAACGCCGACAAGGAGCGTTTTCTCTGAGTATTGCCTTCCCAGAAAAACGGAGACATCAGAAACGCTATACAAACGTTGATTGGTGTGCCACTCCCCTAGATTGCATGGCCGAATTTCCAGACGAAAGACAGCTCGTACTGCGAGTGCGTTCCCAGTTGGAACAATGGACGAACAATGCCCGGATACGAGCATACAGTGAATTGTTCGAAGGCGATGATCCACTCCTTACTCCCGAAGAAATACAACGGCTTGATGCGCTCGATTCTGTAATGGAACGGAACGGTGGCGATGGCGTGTGGGGCACCGATCAGTACGGAATCCACACGGCGGGAACCACGACTTCGGACAGTTCGATCGGAATCGTCTGCGTGTATCACCCGCAAATCACCCAAGATTCTGTCCTTCAGGGAGATGACGGTATCGATGACGAGACCGAGGAGAAATTCAACGCAGCACTCTGGCAATATAGCGAACGCGTTGCGACACTCATCGAAGAACGGCTTGACGAGTTCATCCGCCAAACACAGAGTTAGCGCTGGGTTTAATTCCGTTTCCTGAAATTGGTCGGTTCATCGACAGCTGACATGGTCCTCCTAGCCAATACCGCCACAACCAAGACGAGAAACGACGACAATCAGTACGACACCGCCTGTCCTTCCGAGGAACTGGCCACCAAGTTCAGCCCCGCTTGCTAGCAAGCGAATCGTACCCCCCGGAACGGTTGCCCCCGTGTACTGAAAGTCAAGACCGTTACCCGCCGAGCCACCAGCCGTAGAGTTGCGCTTGTTCCTCTGTGTCCGGATGGTTCTTCGACTGGCCGTAGGTTTTGCCCTTGAGAAGCTGGCGTTCGACCGCGTTCGCGGCGAGACGAAGTGCATGCGTAGCGCCGTAGCCCTCCCCTTTGGCGGTGAAGTAACCACGGTCAGTGACTAGTCGAATCCGTGCCAACACCAGTGGCACTCCTCGGCTCCTTTCTTTGTGCTCGTGCAGTTCGATACTGGCCTTGATCACGCTCATCTCACCATACTTCGAGGTCACGCTGTCGATCAACGCAGAAACGTCATCGTAGTCCATCCCATCGAGTAACTCGAGACCGAACACCTGCACGGGACGTCGTTCTTCTTGCTCCCAGGTGAGTGCCTCGATGACGTCCGTCTTTGTGATGATTCCGATCGGTTCGTCCGTCTTGTTAGCCGTGACGACAAGTGAGGAAATCTCCCGATCGAACATCGTTTCGACTACCGCATCGAGCGGTGTGTCTCGCTGAACCGTCGCAGCTACATCGGACATCAGGTTCCGCACTGGCAGATCGAGCATCCGGTCGGAAGTACCATCCCGTTCACCAAACCCGCCGCGGCCACTAAATTCGTCTGACGAGCCACCCTGGCTCTTGTTCCCGCCGCGTGTCGTAAATTCGATGACATCGTACAAGCTCAATATGCCTACGAGCTCGTCATTGTCGATGATTGGAAGGTGTGCGATACGTGCTTCCCGAAGGGTGTTGAGGGCTTTCCCCATCGTGGTCATCGGGGTCGCACTGATCAGCGTTGTCGTGTATGCATCGTCAACGGTCACCGCGTCGAGAAACGGGCTCACGGCCTCCAAGACGGCATCTGCGGTCACCACACCAACGACGCGGTCTTTGTCCAGCACTGGGAGCGTCTTGGCGTTACTCCCGATCATGAGTCGTGCGACTTCACGGACATTCTCGGTTCGGTCGACGGTTGGGACGTGTTGCACACGTGAGCCAACCTTCGCCGAGGGCTGATTGGACGACGAGGCCAGTTGTCGGCGGCTGACGACGCCATGATACTCCTCGCCGTCCGTAACGACGACGGCGTCGAGTTCTTGATTCTCGAACGCACCAGCGACCTTCGAAAGGGGTGCACCGATATCGAACTCGGTGAACTGTGTTGAAACTATCTCAGAAATGTCCATTGTGTACTCACTATTAAGAGGGTTCGAGGACGGTTATGCTTGCTTCACTTTTTGGTGACACGATGCCGCTGATTTGTGGTGGGTCCCATTTGGATGTGAGGAGACGTATCGTTACCATCGTCACGACGGTACAGATCGTCCGTGGGTGATCAGTCGTCGTAATCCGAACAGACGCATTCGTGCCGTAACGATGCAAATTTACGAAGATATCGATGGAGGTCCTCTGCCAATTGAAGCATCGCATCAGCCTGTTCTGCACTGGCAACCGTTTCTCGATAGTAAACCTCTGCTCGATTTTGCTGCCACAGTTGTATCAGTCGGGCTGCAAATGACTCGCTGAAGAGGTTCACTTCTGCGCCACGTTGGTACACTGCTGTATGTTCGTGCCGAAGATCCTCGCCTGCCGCCTGTCCTTGATGGAAAAGATAGAACTGGATACTCCGTTCGATAGCAACGAAGGATGCTTCGATCACGACAGTATAGTAGCCGTTTTGCGACCGAAGCGTTCGTGCGGCT
The window above is part of the Haladaptatus caseinilyticus genome. Proteins encoded here:
- a CDS encoding transcription initiation factor IIB, which encodes MLRPSRRNERDMTTERSTDEREGVQDCPECESNTLRTSADGSEIVCENCGLIIEEKSIDRGPEWRAYTHREQQNKSRVGAPLTQTIHDKGLTTTIDWKNTDASGHSLSERKRIQMHRLRQWQTRIRTKDAGERNLQFALSEIDRMSSALGIPRSVREIACVLYRRALEEDLIQGRSIEGVATSCLYAACRSENIPRSLEEVSGVSRVGRKEIGRSYTYLRRELGLEIKPVDPKQYVPRFCSELGSSDAVEAKTNEILDASIAKGLLSGKSPTGYAAAAIYAASLLCNEKETQDAVASVAQVTEVTIRNRYPEQIDSMDLE
- a CDS encoding type B DNA-directed DNA polymerase, whose protein sequence is MMYKIDSVDDDVLTWSVTDSGVSCEVDESYTPTIYISVHGDGDFSTARAALRDHPAVVRVATVDERVSYRHDPEQVLRVDVVDLKTVNSVARMVSKWGSPGEYRCYNVDFSREFRYCLEEGIDPLPKHELSEIQIAVSETELASERVTELTIDDETMTGSGEDVLATLSDRVESVDPDVLFLNTSNLIPVLFQQADRLDVEFQLGRRSGWQQLAGESTYESYGQVGHSPARYNLPGRVIIDGSNTFMWNQTNLDGCLYLVEQSGKPLQELAWSSIGNILTGIQIQEARERDVLVPWRSWRHEKFKTMRQLHDADRGGFTFAPDVGLHEDVHELDFSSLYPNIIVTRNVSPEKIRCECHAEREDVPGIGYSICDERGYLPDVLEPLIEARDAIKAEIRATEDEERRDELEGQSSAIKWILVSCFGYQGFSNAKFGRIECHEAINAYAREILLETKAVLEEHGWRIVHGIVDSVWVTPIEGEGQRSLSELVTEIFDQVAIRLEHEAHYDWISFVPLRDSDAGALTKYFGKVAGEDEYKYRGIECRQRSTPSYLDDAQKALIRAVDEYRDPEAVCEELRSWVDRLERAAVDPSELVIRNRVSKKREDYTHSTRSVAALERAADLGLARAPGQSVSYVVVDDSKKSWERVQLASEELDEYDVGFYRELLVRAAASVLSPLWWRESDIEQELGQYTSLVWRHLVTRRDK
- a CDS encoding DUF7539 family protein — translated: MAEFPDERQLVLRVRSQLEQWTNNARIRAYSELFEGDDPLLTPEEIQRLDALDSVMERNGGDGVWGTDQYGIHTAGTTTSDSSIGIVCVYHPQITQDSVLQGDDGIDDETEEKFNAALWQYSERVATLIEERLDEFIRQTQS
- a CDS encoding CBS domain-containing protein, with the translated sequence MDISEIVSTQFTEFDIGAPLSKVAGAFENQELDAVVVTDGEEYHGVVSRRQLASSSNQPSAKVGSRVQHVPTVDRTENVREVARLMIGSNAKTLPVLDKDRVVGVVTADAVLEAVSPFLDAVTVDDAYTTTLISATPMTTMGKALNTLREARIAHLPIIDNDELVGILSLYDVIEFTTRGGNKSQGGSSDEFSGRGGFGERDGTSDRMLDLPVRNLMSDVAATVQRDTPLDAVVETMFDREISSLVVTANKTDEPIGIITKTDVIEALTWEQEERRPVQVFGLELLDGMDYDDVSALIDSVTSKYGEMSVIKASIELHEHKERSRGVPLVLARIRLVTDRGYFTAKGEGYGATHALRLAANAVERQLLKGKTYGQSKNHPDTEEQAQLYGWWLGG
- a CDS encoding SLC13 family permease, producing MLVVFGIVALALFLFVTELLPMDVTAILIMVLLMFLNPWTQVSIAEGISGFSSTATVAVLAMLILSTGISQTGLVQIIGKKMAAFAGNDQLKQLVATIGVTGPVSGFINNTPVVAILVPVISDLAHEGNTSPSKLLIPLSYASMFGGMLTLVGTSTNLLASSVSERLIGQPFSMFTFTGLGVIVLLTGTIYLLTIGHKLIPERVPAREDYIEEYDLQGYVFEVVVRDESPIVGNTVQTAIDESQFDTDIVQLTRDDEQYFEGIASKRIRAGDILTVRTDRGTLNVLREQEGLDLVGTQYSDSALDPPEEETQTLVEIVIQSGSSLLGETIATSAFRERYDASVLAFRSGGKTIRSRLNDLPLRVGDTLLVQAPNDSIDRLSRNPEFIVAHESESPDYRTEKIPWALGIIIAVVGLVGMPWSTLANVTDVEMFAGVEFNIVQTALAGVVLMVVTDVIKPGEIYEGVDWSVIFLLAGVIPLGVALEQTGAANLLGSLVAATADFLPLIGVLWVFYIATGLITSIISNNASVVLMIPVAVEAATDIGANPFAFVLAVTFAASTAFITPVGYQTNLFVYGPGGYKFTDYARVGAPLQLLLSVVTILGIAFFWGISAPV
- a CDS encoding CBS domain-containing protein is translated as MDDVFVGNLMSSPVYTVSNDTSLQNAGETMREHEIGSIIAVGDDDHLEGIITATDFIHVVAEGAPDPNATVATVMSTDVITTTASESVQTAADIMIEHGFDHLPVVDGEAVIGVITTTDLTAYLSTTEDPSPS